The following DNA comes from Terriglobales bacterium.
ATGGCCAGGTCTGGGCCCGCTGTTTGTGCAATCGATCTTTGCCCGCGATTTCTACGTCGTGATTGCGATCGTAATGGTCTCATCGTCGTTCCTGATCATAGGTAATCTCGTGGGGGACCTGCTGCTTTTCGCAGCTGATCCCAGAATTCGCCGGACGAACTCATGAAGCGTTCCCAAATTGCGCTCGTTATTTTTTGCCTGTTGCACGGCACCATCCTCTGTGCCGGCTTCTTCGCTCCTTACGCTCCGGATCAGCAGAATCGCGCATTTCCGTTCGCGCCGCCGACAAAGGTTCATTGGAGAGATCAGGCCGGCCGTATTCATCTGCGGCCATTCGTTTATGGAATAAGCACGAACTCGGATGATGCAAGCTACTCGGAAGATCGCAGTCGGGAATATCCGATCAATTTTCTTGCGTCTGGCAGCGCAGAAAAGCTAAGCACATCTGGGCTACGCCTGTTCAGTGTTCAACAGCCTGGACATATATTCGTTTTTGGAACTGACGAGTTTGGTCGAGACCTTTTTTCCAGAATTCTGTATGGCGGAAGAATCTCCATCGGGGCCGGACTGCTCGCAATGTGCATCGCCTTGGGACTGGGCACGCTGCTCGGCAGCATCGCAGCGATGGCTGGCGGGGTGACTGATAGCGCAATCATGCGTCTTGCCGAACTCGGTCTTGCGCTCTCCTGGTTCTACCTTCTGCTTGCGATTAGAGCATTTCTTCCGTTGCGCACTGCTCCGCTGCAAACATTTTTTTTGGTGGCAGCGGTACTGGGTTTTACCGGATGGGCGCGACCTGCTCGGCTCGTTCGCGGAGTCCTGCTGAGTGCCAAGGAACGTGGATTCGTTCTGACTGCCCGTGGTTTCGGCGCGGGACCGGCATACCTGTTTCGCCGGCATTTAATGCCGCAAGTTCTTCCGCTGATTTGGACCCAGGCCGTCGTGCTGATACCACAATTCATCATGGCAGAGGTGGCACTCTCGTTCCTTGGACTGGGAGCGACGGAACCCTTGACGAGTTGGGGCAATCTGCTGTCGGAACTGCAGAGTTATCGTGTAATTACGTCGTACTGGTGGATGTTTACGCCAGTGGTCGTGTTAGTTATGGTGTCATCTAGTTATCTCCTGCTGCTGAACTCCTTACACAAGAGAGGGCATTCCACTGCTGTCTAGAATTGCCGGAGGCGCACTAAGCCTCGTACGACGCTCTCCATTAAGTCGAGCAGGAACAGATTCTGCGCGAATCAATCTGATGGGTGACTGGGAGTTGCGCACGAATGATCAGAATGTTGCTCTTTGAATTTCCTCCGCGCTGCTACGACGAAATTGCGCGCGAACTGGGATTGGCAAACAGATCGATCGGCTTCATTCCCGGAGCTGCCTCGATCGTCTGAAACAGAAATTGTCTTCTCGAGAGTGGAGATGAACGCCGCTGCGGTACAAATCGATCCGTCGAAGATTCTTCTCGAAGAACTCGCGGAGCTGCGCAACGCAAAGAGCCGCAGGCAGTACGTTCGACAACATCGGCAAGATCTGTCAATCAACCTTGTCGTTCAACTCGCGGATAAAGGGCGGCCGCTGCTGCGCATCAA
Coding sequences within:
- a CDS encoding ABC transporter permease; its protein translation is MKRSQIALVIFCLLHGTILCAGFFAPYAPDQQNRAFPFAPPTKVHWRDQAGRIHLRPFVYGISTNSDDASYSEDRSREYPINFLASGSAEKLSTSGLRLFSVQQPGHIFVFGTDEFGRDLFSRILYGGRISIGAGLLAMCIALGLGTLLGSIAAMAGGVTDSAIMRLAELGLALSWFYLLLAIRAFLPLRTAPLQTFFLVAAVLGFTGWARPARLVRGVLLSAKERGFVLTARGFGAGPAYLFRRHLMPQVLPLIWTQAVVLIPQFIMAEVALSFLGLGATEPLTSWGNLLSELQSYRVITSYWWMFTPVVVLVMVSSSYLLLLNSLHKRGHSTAV